The following are encoded together in the Leguminivora glycinivorella isolate SPB_JAAS2020 chromosome 18, LegGlyc_1.1, whole genome shotgun sequence genome:
- the LOC125236131 gene encoding uncharacterized protein LOC125236131: protein MRFTEENKKKYQTVLDSFENYFVPKKNLSVCRHKFFSHVQGTDTLDMFLTKLKKLAADCEFKELQDSLIRDMFICNMNKEHANIRQKLLVENDIGLDKMILLYRSLEISQRNNVYLEKEKEEVVQQINQRRNIKQEVRGRQPTQEVRGRQPTQEVRGRQPTQEGRGRQQECMRCGNIHYSMWVKCPAYGVKCNKCSKTGHFAKMCRTPISYVDIGHHDSGGFITHQIMTSL from the coding sequence ATGCGTTTCACAGAAGAAAACAAAAAGAAATATCAAACCGTGCTTGATTCCTTTGAGAACTACTTTGTGCCCAAAAAGAATCTGTCGGTATGTCGGCATAAATTCTTTTCTCACGTTCAAGGAACAGATACATTGGATATGTTTTTAACAAAATTGAAGAAATTAGCGGCGGACTGTGAATTCAAAGAACTGCAAGATTCTCTCATAAGAGACATGTTCATTTGTAACATGAACAAGGAACATGCTAACATAAGACAAAAATTACTAGTAGAAAATGATATAGGGCTTGATAAAATGATCCTGTTGTACAGAAGCTTGGAAATATCACAGAGAAACAATGTCTATctagaaaaagaaaaagaagagGTGGTTCAGCAAATAAATCAGAGAAGAAATATAAAACAAGAAGTGAGAGGAAGGCAACCCACCCAAGAAGTGCGAGGAAGGCAACCCACCCAAGAAGTGCGAGGAAGGCAACCCACCCAAGAAGGGCGAGGAAGACAGCAAGAATGTATGCGGTGTGGAAACATCCACTACTCTATGTGGGTCAAATGTCCGGCCTATGGGGTTAAATGTAACAAATGTTCTAAAACAGGACATTTTGCAAAGATGTGCAGAACACCTATCAGCTATGTCGATATAGGTCATCATGACTCAGGTGGCTTCATAACACATCAAATAATGACTTCTTTATAG
- the LOC125235728 gene encoding uncharacterized protein K02A2.6-like: MMYISDTLSRAALPESNKHKIDSDITIHANMFKNSLAVSDDKLQIIKQETLKDVELQKLKEYFFNGWPKHKNNTDVNVRCYWSYRAEIHIIDDIVFKNTSIIIPASMRKDMLQKIHASHAGINRCKNLARGVLFWPSMSSDIEQFVENCIVCLKYRTANTSEPLIVSDSPSYPWEKIGADLLQFRDKKYLVIIDYYSKYIELAYLNTGTSAKHVILQFKSVLARHGSPLVLMTDNGPPFDSREFASFCQEWDIQHITSSPHFPQSNGQAESAVKIVKRILEKSFEDNTDPYLALLHYRCNEKEYMKSPAELLMSRKLRSNLPMSKELLKPKVVQYDTEQRKMNKYKKQLQKVP, encoded by the exons ATGATGTATATTTCTGATACTCTTTCTAGAGCAGCACTCCCAGAAAGCAATAAACATAAAATTGATAGCGACATTACAATCCATGccaatatgtttaaaaattcaCTAGCTGTATCAGATGATAAATTACAGATTATAAAACAAGAAACTTTAAAAGATGTAGAATTGCAAAAActaaaagaatatttttttaatggatgGCCGAAACACAAGAATAATACAGATGTAAATGTAAGATGTTACTGGAGTTATAGGGCAGAAATACATATAATTGATGACATAGTTTTTAAGAACACAAGTATCATTATTCCTGCCTCAATGCGTAAAGATATGTTACAAAAAATTCATGCCAGTCATGCGGGTATAAACAGATGCAAAAACTTAGCTAGAGGTGTACTGTTCTGGCCATCCATGAGTTCTGATATTGAACAATTTGTAGAAAATTGCATTGTTTGTTTAAAATACAGAACTGCTAACACAAGTGAACCACTTATTGTATCGGACAGTCCATCATACCCGTGGGAGAAAATAGGAGCTGATTTATTGCAAtttagagacaaaaagtatttagttatCATAGATTACTATTCTAAGTATATAGAGCTAGCTTATTTAAATACAGGTACATCAGCAAAACATGTTATATTGCAATTTAAGTCTGTGCTTGCTCGTCATGGTAGTCCTTTGGTATTAATGACAGACAATGGCCCACCTTTTGATTCGAGAGAGTTTGCTAGTTTTTGTCAAGAATGGGACATTCAACATATTACATCTAGTCCACATTTCCCTCAATCGAATGGCCAGGCAGAGTCTGCCGTAAAAATAGTTAAAAGAATTCTAGAAAAATCATTTGAGGATAACACAGATCCGTATTTGGCTTTGTTACATTATA GATGCAATGAAAAAGAGTATATGAAGTCTCCAGCTGAACTACTTATGTCGAGAAAATTGAGATCAAATCTGCCTATGTCTAAAGAATTGCTTAAACCAAAAGTAGTTCAGTACGATACTGAACAgagaaaaatgaataaatataaaaaacaattacAAAAGGTACCATGA